The genome window CACGTgttacagcgccatattttcctaacTGAAACCCTAAATGAAATCGCTTTAGCCGTGATTGTAAAAATAATCAAGGCTCCCTTTGTTATTTAGTTTTATAACTAAAATGCTTGACTGTATTTAAATACATGGATGActtgtatgctgtgtgatgacatgcaCAAAATAATGAGTCATTGattgatgtactgtatatttaaGTAGGCCTTTATGCCAGTAAGTAAGTTACGCTAAAACAGCTACAGTAAGAAATGGATTGGAATTGAAACACCAAAATATTAATCAAATTTAAACAAGCTACATTTCTAAAAATCAATCTCATATAGTCTGTTCTATTTAAGGATCCCTTTgactcttaggcctacagctccatgtcatttcaataactgagcttctcaaagatgccctctggtgggcaaactagcactaactaccattaatggcaacaatggctgacacttaaataacgtgccatagaattttGCGGCAGCctgcaagctgtgctgcagtacaacacaacttttaaaggaagaacaaGTATATCTTTCACAATACATGAAAATCATTGTACATTCTGTTGTTTTGTAATCAATGCATTATCTTGTCAGATGAGTCCCGATATGTTAATCTCTGTTTATATCAGATAAGTTTGCTGATGGTGAGGCCCAGCAGCAGAAGGACTAGGCTCAGTCTGATGGACCAGGCTGTGGCTGTTACAGGGGCTGTAGTTACAATAACAGGGGCTTTGGTTACAGTTACAGGGGCTGTGGTTACAGTTACAGGAGCTGTCTCACAGGTGAACACATTTCCGAGGTCACTAATGCTAATCGCTGAGGGCAGCAGTTGATTCACTGAGGGCAGCAGTTGATTCACTGAGGGCAGCAGTTGATTAATGGAAATGCACACGTTGGAAGTTGTACAGCCCTTGAGATTCACCGTAGTAGAATTGATAATGCCAGGTGTTACTGTAATAGATAAAAACATAGTTTTCCCAACATTTAGATCTGTTGTAAAACAACTAAAAGCTCAACAATTATTAGCTGCTCTGTATGAACAGCAAAAGGTTATTTAGAGATGAACAAATGTGATAAGGTTTGGTATCATGAAAATAACCACAAGACAACTCACCACTGCCGCTAAAGCACTGGTCTTCCACACCCAGGCAGGCCACAGTGCTGTTACACACCGTATCCTTAaagctgctgcaggagggacattGTCTTCCATTagccagaagactggaggctgtaggaAGAGAACAGAGATGGATATTTGTGTACAGTATTTATTCCACATAGagtgagtatacaaaacatatactgaccaggtgaatccaggtgaaagctatgatcccttattgatgtcactagttaaatccacttcagtcattgtagatgaaagagaggagacaggttaaataattatttttaagccttgagacagtttagacatggattgtgtacactgagtataccaaacattgggaacaccttcctaatattgagttgcatccccctcaaggcttaaaaatccttatttaacctgtctcctgagGTACAGAGCCAAAGGTACAGTGGTATCACATGAATTGTTTAGAAATTGCAGCACTTTTTGCACACAATCCCCccatgttggatgcatttgctctttttattgaatttttttaTGAACGCCCCCGTTCAGAGGACAAATATTGTAGTTTTTTTTACATCTTTTTTTGCTAaatatacatacattttacgtatacattttacatatacattttacaaacacattttacatacatggtaTTTAATATAAAGCAGTTACttaacaataatacattaccaaacatcagctctttaatcccaaccctcagccactctcagcccatcccacttatcaccatagaccaccctcattcggtttccatgtgccatatattttttaattgtgctgtgatgttttacaacATTTTTTAACCTTTCTAAACGTATattatccacagattgtgagctaaagatgaaaacctttcctatgagtattattatattatttcttTCCAAATCACCCAACACTGCTATTTGGAAGATTCATTTTAATTgcatgttgtgattttttttaaccattcctgaacctgtgaccagaaacaagctacataggggcAATAACAGAATGAATGATCTATTGATTCTGTCTCTTTGCAGCAagatctacagagctgagattgttgtatgccccatatataTAGCATTCTGATGGTGGCACGAGTtttatataataatttaaatttaaaaactctgtaaaccatatgccatggaattggtacattgaaactctccttccatttattttgcaacctgtatggtgcagctgtcaacatttttgtcctcagatgaaactggtatatttttctatttatgccagttcctttcagccaatttgtatctttaatatatggcaggcaaacaagttccctaccttctcccttttccacttgcctcctccatgtttgtggtagtgctgcaatcagttggttgtaaatttggattgagcagatattcccatatattttcaataactgcATATGTGACATAACTTCTCTGTTTCTATTCATAATGTCATTAACAAATATAAtaccatttaaaaataaaattcCATAAAGAATGTTTTTTTATGAATCAGTATATTTTAATTTAACTATAACATTCAtagtaatatttgttctatctttaaTGGAGGATAAAACTGACATTGTAACCagctttgtatggcttgtttaaagctttaatatttaataattttagccccccaaactcatattcattatataaataggcacgtttaattttgtctggcttagcattccaaataaaatgacaTCTTTTTTTCTCATATGATTTTAAAAAACGAGTCATCTGGAGTAGGCATTATTAAGTAAGTAAACTGTGATAGGGCCAAAGAgttaatcaatgtgatttttccataaatagacaagtATTTACCTCTTGCagaatcttatctatttttgctaactttctattgaaATTAATTGTGGTCagttcatttatattttttgagatgtgaataccaagtatgtctacttcagcATCtgcccattttattggtaaactacaagaTACAGTAGGGTGCATTTTCTCTTTGTTCTGGATGATATTTGTGAATCTGtatctttctcactcatcattattcacgattccttcaggactatccgtaatcatggagGCATCCATAATAATATTAGTGTTATATAGTGTTAGTGTTAAGAAACATATTCtgtttttatttaaaataaaaagttactccaaaatgacacaatacattatttaccattcatttctattgggcacaaaataatctgaaacacaatcaaaacaaacagaaaatgcattcaacatgtttgtagagtcacaagcttgatttaATTATttcgtgctaggaatatgggaccaaatatgaAACTTttttcccaatacttttggtcccctaacaTGGGGGGGACTATATACAAAAAGCTGTCATTTCAAAATGTTTCACCCAATATGGAAGAAAATACCCTCAAAGTAAGGATAACAATCTGCACATTTAACCTTattgtcattgtatcatttcaaaaacAGCAAAACATGCGTCACTGTTCCaacacttttggagctcactgtatatttaTTCAAACTATAACAACTGAAATCAGGACATGAAATACATTGCTGAAAGGCCCAGTaaagtcaaaaacgtgatttccctGTGTTTTCTATATGTTTCtgcactatgaggttggaataatactgtgcaaTTGTGAAAATGAAGATAATGCCCTTCCagcgtaagagctgtttgaaaagacagctTGAAATTTCAGACTGTTTTGTGAAgcgatttttgtttatttttgacaattttaattgaaaacaatcacagtaagttacttaattgttacccagaaattatttgatattgagatgaaAACACCTGCATTTGACCTTTAAAAACCCCAAACCTA of Salvelinus fontinalis isolate EN_2023a chromosome 12, ASM2944872v1, whole genome shotgun sequence contains these proteins:
- the LOC129866571 gene encoding urokinase plasminogen activator surface receptor-like, with the protein product MFSLEQPVGYVKKPSLKDKVHCVVFVVDASKVSSYTNSRGNYGEATVLVNLGFLHIASNQLFCNIDGCNQQTLQPASSLLANGRQCPSCSSFKDTVCNSTVACLGVEDQCFSGITPGIINSTTVNLKGCTTSNVCISINQLLPSVNQLLPSVNQLLPSAISISDLGNVFTCETAPVTVTTAPVTVTKAPVIVTTAPVTATAWSIRLSLVLLLLGLTISKLI